A DNA window from Turicibacter sp. TJ11 contains the following coding sequences:
- a CDS encoding AraC family transcriptional regulator: MTNYDNSLDQIAYIKMLIEKTLNQSVTMINSDYKDLTSNTVFNHEIVNEIDFNHPISTPQIKLHSLSESFIIIHYIKKNKLIGTFIVGPISYENTSLNQLIHQAMLIYYLLYQKELSFEAVLEANFYSTEMFEEIEDKFQTDFTHLRIHDHIDGPFIPLYYERELLSYVKHGNTDKLIEIIDKLVPNQSTIDYLNENPIQILQAMLTTLMVLSIRSAITGGLPTALAYKLITYYLNQIQKTSTIHQLNQLKITILMDITSQMKQINKTKISRPISDTIFYIEKNLYQNISLTDICENLHFNPSYLSRLFKKEMNLTISEFILMEKIEEAKRLLILSEHSILEISILLHFTDQSYFTKSFKKVTGVTPKVYRNQCKLLT, from the coding sequence ATGACGAATTACGACAATTCATTAGACCAAATCGCTTACATCAAAATGCTAATTGAAAAAACGTTAAATCAATCCGTTACTATGATTAATTCAGATTATAAAGATTTAACTTCAAATACTGTCTTTAATCATGAAATAGTAAACGAGATCGACTTCAATCATCCGATTTCCACTCCTCAAATCAAACTTCACTCTCTAAGCGAAAGCTTCATTATCATTCATTACATTAAAAAAAATAAACTGATCGGTACTTTTATTGTCGGTCCTATCAGTTATGAAAACACCTCATTGAATCAACTCATTCATCAAGCGATGTTGATTTACTATTTACTTTATCAAAAAGAATTATCATTTGAAGCTGTTTTAGAAGCTAACTTTTATAGCACGGAAATGTTTGAAGAGATTGAAGATAAGTTTCAAACAGATTTTACTCACCTTCGTATCCATGACCATATTGATGGTCCTTTTATTCCACTTTATTATGAACGAGAGTTACTATCTTATGTTAAGCACGGAAATACTGATAAGCTCATTGAAATCATTGATAAATTAGTTCCTAATCAATCAACCATTGATTACTTAAATGAAAATCCTATTCAAATTTTACAAGCGATGTTAACGACTTTAATGGTGCTTTCCATTCGAAGTGCCATCACAGGTGGATTACCTACCGCGCTAGCTTACAAGCTAATTACTTATTATTTAAATCAAATTCAAAAAACCTCAACGATTCATCAGCTCAATCAATTAAAAATAACCATCTTAATGGATATTACTTCTCAAATGAAACAAATCAACAAAACGAAAATTTCTCGTCCTATTTCAGATACTATTTTTTATATTGAAAAAAATCTTTATCAAAATATCTCGCTCACTGATATTTGTGAAAATCTACATTTCAATCCAAGCTATCTTTCTCGACTATTTAAAAAAGAGATGAATTTAACCATCTCTGAGTTCATTCTTATGGAAAAAATAGAAGAAGCTAAACGATTACTGATTCTTTCTGAACACTCTATTTTAGAAATCTCAATTCTTCTTCACTTTACTGATCAAAGCTATTTCACTAAATCCTTTAAAAAAGTAACCGGAGTTACACCAAAGGTTTATCGAAATCAGTGTAAATTACTAACTTAA
- a CDS encoding MATE family efflux transporter, with protein MMQDNILGTEKISRLFLKFSIPAILSLTITGVQSMIDGVFLGNFVGTNAMASVNIAAPFMQLMIGMNLIIGIGGVSYIGRSLGEGEIKRAQDIFKSACLFMIGLSLVILCLGFTFSEQLARFLGANDVLLADTSTYIKVLALFAPFIGLSFILGIFVRCIGKPNVYLVSSIVSLFANIILNYVLIKQLQLGIVGAPIATGLSFATSFVIVAIPFMKKSTVLNFFTGTFNAKYTTQLLYNGSSEGVSSLAAAISTFVFNMAFMQIAGEEGVSAFTAISYISLFASLIVSGVSAGIGPVISYNYGAKLHDRVKAMMNLSCKMAIIMGTLLFMLIFLFGKSLIMLFVSDNQAVIDLALHGSKIYAFTFFFNGLNILFSGYFTSIGDALSSIIVAICRGMIFILLGIMTLPQFIGISGVWMTVPVAEILTILIVVFLFKKDSIKTTNKLMKA; from the coding sequence ATGATGCAAGATAACATATTAGGAACTGAAAAGATTTCTAGATTATTTCTTAAGTTTTCAATTCCTGCCATTTTATCATTAACCATTACTGGGGTTCAAAGTATGATCGATGGAGTCTTCTTAGGAAACTTTGTTGGAACAAATGCGATGGCTAGTGTAAATATTGCGGCTCCATTTATGCAATTAATGATTGGAATGAATTTAATCATTGGAATCGGTGGTGTAAGTTATATTGGGCGAAGTTTAGGTGAAGGTGAGATTAAACGAGCACAAGATATTTTTAAATCAGCTTGCTTGTTCATGATTGGTTTATCACTTGTGATTTTATGTTTAGGATTTACTTTCAGTGAGCAGTTAGCAAGATTTTTAGGTGCTAATGATGTGTTACTTGCCGATACATCAACGTATATTAAGGTGTTAGCCTTATTTGCACCGTTTATTGGTCTTTCATTTATTTTAGGAATCTTTGTTCGTTGCATCGGAAAGCCAAATGTTTATTTAGTAAGTTCAATTGTCAGTTTATTTGCTAATATTATTTTAAACTATGTATTAATTAAACAACTACAATTAGGTATTGTTGGGGCACCCATTGCCACAGGATTATCGTTTGCGACTTCATTTGTGATTGTAGCGATTCCATTTATGAAAAAATCAACGGTATTAAACTTCTTTACGGGAACATTTAATGCGAAGTATACGACTCAATTATTATATAATGGATCTTCTGAAGGTGTTTCATCACTTGCAGCTGCGATTTCAACATTTGTCTTTAATATGGCATTCATGCAAATTGCTGGTGAAGAAGGGGTATCAGCCTTTACTGCGATTAGTTATATCTCATTATTTGCTTCATTAATTGTTTCTGGTGTATCAGCAGGGATTGGTCCTGTTATTTCCTATAACTATGGAGCTAAGTTACATGATCGTGTTAAAGCAATGATGAATTTATCATGTAAGATGGCCATCATTATGGGAACTTTATTATTTATGTTAATTTTCTTATTTGGTAAATCGTTAATTATGTTATTCGTTAGCGATAATCAAGCGGTTATAGATTTAGCTTTACACGGTTCAAAAATTTATGCATTCACATTCTTCTTTAATGGATTAAATATTTTATTTTCAGGATATTTTACATCAATTGGAGATGCACTATCTTCAATTATCGTAGCGATTTGTCGTGGTATGATTTTTATTCTATTAGGAATTATGACGTTACCACAATTTATTGGAATTAGTGGTGTTTGGATGACTGTTCCAGTCGCAGAAATCTTAACGATTTTAATTGTTGTCTTCTTATTTAAAAAAGACAGTATCAAAACAACAAATAAATTAATGAAAGCTTAA
- a CDS encoding AraC family transcriptional regulator: MDHVKYVKEQAFAYLEPLQKNSVDLFLCYCGFEKCHPGYGFGPAVRAEYLIHYILEGEGTYHVNGKTYHLVKNQGFLILPDKITYYEADQNHPWQYIWIGINGVKASHYLNYANLNENNLIFNFEDSSRLKDYVFQMLELDCYTHANELKLQALIYQFFSALTEANHQVASPYKTKGSEIYLQQSLQYIHSNYSNPIKISDIAEFVGINRSYLTNIFKEKLSISPQEYLVNHRLMIACEILRQTNLPVAHIAKGVGYTDPFAFSKIFRKHKGVSPSQYRTQKNLDD, from the coding sequence ATGGACCATGTTAAGTATGTTAAGGAACAAGCCTTTGCCTATCTTGAGCCACTACAAAAAAACTCCGTTGATTTATTTTTATGTTATTGTGGTTTTGAGAAGTGTCACCCTGGATATGGCTTTGGTCCAGCTGTTCGTGCGGAATATCTCATTCACTATATCCTTGAGGGGGAAGGAACCTATCACGTGAATGGAAAAACGTATCATTTAGTGAAAAATCAAGGATTTCTCATTTTACCTGATAAAATCACTTATTACGAAGCCGATCAAAACCATCCTTGGCAATATATTTGGATCGGAATCAATGGCGTTAAAGCCTCACATTATCTTAATTATGCAAATTTAAATGAAAACAACTTAATTTTTAATTTTGAAGATAGTTCACGATTAAAGGATTACGTCTTTCAGATGTTAGAGTTAGATTGCTATACCCATGCTAATGAATTAAAACTCCAAGCGCTTATTTATCAATTCTTTTCTGCTTTAACAGAAGCTAATCATCAGGTCGCATCACCTTATAAAACAAAAGGAAGCGAAATTTACTTACAACAGTCTCTTCAATACATCCATAGTAATTATTCTAATCCTATTAAAATTAGTGATATTGCTGAATTTGTTGGAATTAACCGCAGTTATCTCACAAATATCTTTAAAGAAAAATTGAGCATCTCACCTCAAGAATATCTCGTCAATCATCGCCTGATGATTGCCTGTGAAATCTTAAGGCAAACAAATCTTCCTGTTGCACATATTGCTAAAGGTGTTGGCTATACTGACCCTTTTGCCTTTTCAAAAATTTTTCGTAAACATAAAGGAGTCAGTCCATCACAATATCGAACACAAAAAAACCTCGACGATTAA
- a CDS encoding sugar ABC transporter substrate-binding protein yields the protein MKKNFKKVLGAVGLTSIFVSSLVGCSNNSEEGTPSGGNSTITYSIWDKGQEPGMRAIADAFEAKNPDIKVNVEVTPWDQYWTKLEAAATGGSMPDVFWMHSSQHIRYAQSGMLMNLNEVIENSDVLDMSQFTEGIVDLYNVDGQQIAIPKDVSTIGLWYNKTLFDEAGVEYPNENWTWDDLLEAAHQLTDEEKGIYGLNAPLNTEENLFNYIYQNGGDVLINDKTESGYSLPETQEALQWYANLSLVEKVSPSQTQFAENGNSTLFTSGKVAMGLFGSWMYAEFITNEYTAQNCAVSVLPEGPAGRATIYNGLGNSVAANTKNKEAAIKFIEFLGSEEANRIQGEYKSAIPAYISTQQAWVDATTQNNFETQGLVDMLAYGYIKPYTKNTAKWEKVEMEVLRKVWSGDLSVKDACDQLVKEINAILAEEQ from the coding sequence ATGAAAAAGAACTTTAAAAAAGTATTAGGAGCAGTGGGATTAACATCAATTTTTGTGTCAAGTCTAGTTGGATGTAGTAATAATAGTGAAGAGGGAACTCCTTCAGGAGGTAATTCAACGATCACTTATTCAATTTGGGATAAAGGTCAAGAACCTGGTATGAGAGCTATTGCTGATGCATTCGAAGCGAAAAATCCTGATATTAAGGTGAATGTAGAAGTGACACCTTGGGATCAATATTGGACAAAACTTGAAGCTGCTGCAACAGGTGGATCAATGCCAGATGTATTTTGGATGCATTCAAGCCAACATATTCGTTATGCTCAAAGTGGAATGTTAATGAATTTAAATGAGGTCATTGAAAATAGTGATGTCTTAGACATGAGTCAGTTTACTGAAGGAATTGTTGATTTATATAACGTTGATGGACAACAAATTGCTATTCCAAAAGATGTATCAACGATTGGACTATGGTACAACAAAACATTATTTGATGAAGCGGGTGTTGAATATCCGAATGAAAATTGGACATGGGATGATTTATTAGAAGCTGCACATCAGTTAACTGATGAAGAAAAAGGAATTTATGGATTAAATGCGCCACTTAATACAGAGGAAAATTTATTTAACTATATTTATCAAAATGGTGGAGACGTTTTGATTAATGATAAAACAGAATCAGGTTATTCATTACCTGAAACACAAGAAGCTTTACAATGGTATGCAAACTTAAGTTTAGTTGAAAAAGTATCTCCATCTCAAACACAGTTTGCTGAAAATGGAAACTCAACTTTATTTACATCTGGAAAAGTGGCTATGGGGTTATTTGGATCTTGGATGTATGCAGAGTTCATTACAAATGAATATACGGCCCAAAATTGTGCTGTTTCAGTGTTACCTGAAGGTCCAGCAGGGCGTGCAACTATTTATAATGGTTTAGGAAATTCAGTTGCTGCTAATACAAAAAATAAAGAAGCAGCGATTAAATTTATTGAATTTTTAGGTTCTGAAGAAGCAAATAGAATTCAAGGTGAATATAAATCAGCCATTCCAGCTTATATTAGTACTCAACAAGCATGGGTAGATGCAACGACTCAAAACAATTTTGAAACACAAGGATTAGTCGATATGTTAGCGTATGGATATATTAAACCATATACAAAAAATACAGCTAAATGGGAAAAAGTAGAGATGGAAGTGTTAAGAAAAGTTTGGTCAGGGGATTTATCAGTTAAAGATGCTTGTGATCAATTAGTTAAAGAAATTAATGCGATTTTAGCAGAAGAACAATAA
- a CDS encoding carbohydrate ABC transporter permease, with protein sequence MAIAIKKADSKPAAKLSNAKYNEWMWGYLLVAPTIIGLIILNLIPVFETLMLSFQKTGDFGAHTWAGLENYKRLFNDPAVWQATGNTLKYAVIVVPITVALSLIVAVLLNQKIKGKSLYRVIYFLPMVAAPAAVAMVWKWLFNSEFGLINYLLQLVGIQGPQWVSDPNFALIAIAIVGIWSAIGYNMILLLAGLQEIPKDYYEAASIDGAGPIRQFFTITLPLVSPTMYFVVVTSIISAMQVFDTIFMMIDKTSMALESTQSLVYLFYQHSFTVNDKGYGSAIIMLLLAIIMIITFIQSKVEKKWVHY encoded by the coding sequence ATGGCGATTGCAATTAAAAAAGCAGACTCAAAGCCTGCTGCTAAATTAAGTAACGCAAAATATAATGAATGGATGTGGGGATATCTATTAGTTGCTCCAACCATTATTGGTTTAATTATTTTGAATTTAATCCCTGTGTTTGAAACATTAATGTTAAGCTTTCAAAAAACAGGAGATTTTGGGGCTCATACGTGGGCAGGACTTGAAAACTATAAGCGATTATTCAATGATCCAGCGGTTTGGCAAGCAACTGGAAATACATTAAAATATGCGGTCATTGTTGTTCCAATTACGGTTGCCTTATCTTTAATTGTTGCAGTGTTATTAAATCAAAAAATTAAAGGAAAAAGTTTATATCGCGTGATTTACTTCTTACCAATGGTCGCTGCTCCTGCTGCAGTCGCTATGGTTTGGAAATGGTTATTTAACTCTGAATTCGGGTTAATTAATTACTTATTACAATTAGTTGGAATTCAAGGACCTCAATGGGTTAGTGATCCTAACTTTGCGTTAATTGCAATTGCCATTGTTGGGATTTGGAGTGCCATTGGTTATAACATGATTTTATTATTAGCAGGACTTCAAGAAATTCCAAAAGATTATTACGAAGCGGCAAGTATTGATGGGGCAGGTCCAATTCGCCAATTCTTTACGATTACGTTACCATTAGTTTCTCCAACGATGTATTTTGTTGTGGTGACAAGCATTATTAGTGCAATGCAAGTCTTTGATACTATTTTTATGATGATTGATAAAACAAGTATGGCTCTTGAAAGTACACAATCGTTAGTTTATTTATTCTATCAACATTCATTTACAGTAAACGATAAGGGCTATGGATCAGCCATTATTATGTTATTACTAGCCATTATTATGATTATTACATTTATTCAATCTAAGGTTGAAAAGAAATGGGTACATTATTAA
- a CDS encoding carbohydrate ABC transporter permease has protein sequence MKKIKKGNLLIHIVLILGAVIMILPFVWMVLTSFKTLAESTQMPPKIFPESVQLSNYTEVMRLLPFDKFYINTILMLVFRVLGSVLFSAMAAYAFARLEFPGKNFLFSLVLLQMMVPGQLFIIPQFLLIQKLGLLNTVTALVIPGFVSAFGTFLLRQFFMGIPKELEEAAKLDGCSIGGTFFRIMLPLANSGLVALGIFTALFAFKDLMWPLIVNMSIDKMTLSAGLASLQGQFSTNFPQLMAGSLLAIWPMLLIFIVFQRRFIEGIATTGGKL, from the coding sequence ATGAAAAAAATAAAAAAAGGAAATCTTCTTATTCATATTGTACTGATTCTTGGGGCTGTTATTATGATTTTACCATTTGTTTGGATGGTGTTAACTTCATTTAAAACGTTGGCAGAATCGACACAAATGCCACCAAAAATTTTCCCAGAGTCAGTACAGTTGAGTAACTATACAGAGGTAATGCGATTATTACCTTTTGATAAATTTTATATTAATACGATTTTAATGTTAGTTTTCCGTGTGCTTGGATCTGTTTTATTTAGTGCGATGGCAGCTTATGCTTTTGCTCGCTTAGAGTTTCCAGGAAAAAACTTCTTATTCTCACTAGTCTTATTACAAATGATGGTTCCAGGACAGCTGTTTATTATTCCACAGTTCTTATTAATTCAAAAATTAGGACTTTTAAATACGGTAACAGCTTTAGTTATTCCGGGATTTGTGAGTGCGTTTGGAACTTTCTTACTTCGTCAGTTCTTTATGGGAATTCCAAAAGAATTAGAGGAAGCCGCAAAACTTGATGGATGTAGCATTGGTGGAACATTCTTTAGAATTATGTTACCACTAGCGAATTCAGGATTAGTGGCATTAGGAATCTTTACTGCTTTATTTGCGTTTAAAGATTTAATGTGGCCATTAATCGTTAATATGTCAATTGATAAAATGACATTATCAGCTGGATTAGCTTCATTACAAGGACAATTCTCAACGAACTTCCCACAATTAATGGCAGGATCATTACTTGCTATTTGGCCAATGTTATTAATCTTTATCGTGTTCCAACGTCGTTTTATTGAGGGAATTGCGACAACAGGTGGGAAACTATAG
- a CDS encoding alpha-galactosidase: MGFLIDEKRLVFGIETAKTTYAFAVDNLGLLRHLYWGPKIDELSDFEVPELSEISSNDPILDLTDEEYPVFGGMRYKENCLKVIFADQTRDIEYRYMGYTKNENELIIHLKDVHYNFEFNLHYKVYEAQDLIERTVSVKNNMKSAIEIEKIHSAQLHIPYQDLTLTSSHGHWLAELQEFKQPLGQGKIVLENRRGISTHNHNPFFVLDRQATETEGEVYFGALKLSGNFSTIIEPRPYGGTLVQMGINPHDCLITLKPGEEFVAPAMIFGYTNEGFEAMSHHMHDYAKQNVLREGVRPVLYNSWEATEFDVHCDEQIALAKKAKEMGVELFVIDDGWFGQRHSDADGLGDWYVNEDKFPEGLNPLIQAVKEMGMMFGIWIEPEMVNPPTQLLKDYPDWIYHFENRVNDTSRNQMVLNVTLPEVQEFIFNMIDDLLSKYDIDYIKWDANRPISQTGISRDMWIRHIEAVYNIARRVKAKYPHLLLEACASGGGRVDYGMLEASFDDFWTSDNTDAYDRLTIQNTYSYVYPIKAMRAWVTDANNRSTIPLTFKFHSAMMGTLGMGCNILKFTEEEMKLSAELIEEYKQIREVVQNGDFYRLQHASSNNYYCYEYANETEAALFVFLPQTQISRTGVRIKLRGLDAKAKYDFTLAGTNMQKSGSYLMNHGIDVKLSGDYASTIIKFKKA; encoded by the coding sequence ATGGGATTTTTAATTGATGAAAAACGTTTAGTTTTTGGTATCGAAACTGCCAAAACGACATATGCCTTCGCGGTAGATAATTTAGGCTTATTACGCCACTTATATTGGGGACCAAAAATCGATGAATTATCAGATTTTGAAGTTCCTGAATTATCAGAGATATCAAGTAATGATCCAATTCTTGATTTAACAGATGAAGAGTATCCGGTATTCGGGGGAATGCGATATAAAGAAAACTGTTTAAAGGTGATTTTCGCTGATCAAACACGTGATATCGAGTATCGCTATATGGGATATACAAAAAATGAAAATGAATTAATCATTCATTTAAAAGATGTTCATTATAACTTTGAGTTTAATTTACATTATAAAGTTTATGAAGCCCAAGACTTAATAGAGCGCACAGTTTCGGTTAAAAATAATATGAAATCTGCTATTGAAATTGAAAAAATTCATTCAGCTCAACTTCATATTCCTTATCAGGATTTAACATTAACATCATCTCATGGTCACTGGTTAGCCGAGCTTCAAGAGTTCAAACAACCATTAGGACAAGGAAAAATTGTGTTAGAAAACCGTCGTGGAATTTCAACACATAATCATAACCCATTTTTTGTTTTAGATCGTCAAGCAACTGAAACAGAGGGAGAAGTGTATTTTGGTGCGTTAAAATTAAGTGGAAACTTCTCAACAATTATTGAGCCACGTCCTTATGGGGGAACATTAGTTCAAATGGGAATTAATCCTCATGATTGTTTAATTACTTTAAAACCAGGTGAAGAGTTTGTAGCACCAGCTATGATTTTTGGTTATACAAATGAAGGATTTGAAGCGATGAGTCACCATATGCATGATTATGCTAAACAAAATGTCCTTCGTGAAGGAGTTCGTCCTGTTCTTTATAACTCATGGGAAGCAACAGAGTTTGACGTTCATTGCGATGAGCAAATTGCCTTAGCTAAAAAAGCAAAAGAAATGGGTGTTGAATTATTCGTTATTGATGATGGATGGTTTGGACAACGCCACAGTGATGCTGATGGATTAGGGGATTGGTATGTCAATGAAGATAAGTTCCCTGAAGGATTAAATCCGTTAATTCAAGCAGTCAAAGAAATGGGAATGATGTTTGGAATTTGGATTGAGCCAGAAATGGTTAACCCACCAACACAATTATTAAAAGATTATCCAGATTGGATTTATCATTTTGAAAATCGTGTGAACGATACCTCTCGTAATCAGATGGTTTTAAACGTAACTTTACCAGAAGTTCAAGAGTTCATTTTCAATATGATCGATGATTTATTATCAAAATATGATATCGACTATATTAAATGGGATGCAAACCGACCAATTTCACAAACAGGTATTTCACGAGATATGTGGATTCGTCACATTGAAGCAGTTTATAACATCGCACGTCGTGTGAAAGCAAAGTATCCTCACTTATTATTAGAGGCTTGTGCATCAGGTGGGGGACGTGTTGATTATGGAATGTTAGAAGCTTCATTCGATGACTTCTGGACAAGTGATAATACAGATGCATACGATCGTTTAACGATTCAAAACACTTATTCATATGTGTATCCAATTAAAGCGATGCGCGCATGGGTAACTGATGCTAATAATCGTTCAACAATTCCATTAACATTTAAATTCCACAGTGCGATGATGGGAACGTTAGGAATGGGATGTAATATCCTAAAATTCACTGAAGAAGAAATGAAATTATCAGCAGAGCTAATCGAAGAATATAAACAAATTCGTGAAGTTGTACAAAATGGTGATTTCTATCGTTTACAACATGCTTCAAGCAATAACTACTATTGCTATGAATACGCTAACGAAACAGAAGCTGCTTTATTCGTATTCTTACCACAAACACAAATTTCTCGTACAGGTGTGCGTATCAAGTTACGTGGATTAGATGCAAAAGCAAAATATGATTTCACATTAGCGGGAACAAACATGCAAAAATCAGGATCATATTTAATGAATCATGGAATTGATGTTAAATTAAGTGGAGATTACGCAAGTACAATTATCAAATTTAAAAAAGCATAA
- the melB gene encoding melibiose:sodium transporter MelB, translated as MQLTAKAKYSYGIGALGKDLVYGIVGTYLMIYFTDVVGLAPAFVGTLFLIARIWDTVNDPMMGMVVDNTKTKWGKFRPWILIGTILNAVVLIFLFKKPDLDGVPLYAYFSVMYILWGMTYTIMDIPYWSMIPSLTNDKAEREKVAVIPRIFASIGGLTIATFGLTFVDTLGQGDKVKGYASLAFIIAIVFIISSAITCINVKEPSTKEAKDSGKKAERVTLKQTFNIIKRNDQLKVFIGVVLCMNLMLQLLGGMALYYFKYATGNEGMFKIYNGFAGFAEIGGLLLFPILAQKIGRQKLFKIGCLVPVIGLLGLLGSGIFAPDNALLVILSAILVRGGGGFVLGSTTVMLADVVDYGEYKLGTRNESIIFSCQTLLVKSASAFSGWAIGVGLQMMGYVANQEQSATTILGMRGLMTVAPIVFIVLCFVIYKKYYKLNGDFHEEVLTELEARNNLKELEERHSSAAGLKGATAQA; from the coding sequence ATGCAATTAACTGCAAAAGCAAAGTACTCTTATGGAATAGGAGCACTTGGTAAGGATTTAGTTTATGGTATTGTAGGTACTTATTTAATGATTTATTTTACTGACGTTGTTGGATTAGCTCCAGCATTTGTTGGAACCTTATTCTTAATTGCTCGCATCTGGGATACAGTCAACGATCCAATGATGGGAATGGTAGTTGACAATACAAAAACAAAATGGGGAAAATTTAGACCATGGATTTTAATTGGAACAATTCTTAATGCTGTGGTACTTATCTTCTTATTTAAAAAGCCAGACTTAGATGGTGTACCATTATATGCATATTTTTCAGTTATGTATATCTTATGGGGAATGACATATACAATCATGGATATTCCTTACTGGTCGATGATTCCATCTTTAACAAATGATAAAGCAGAGCGCGAAAAAGTAGCTGTTATTCCTCGTATCTTTGCTAGTATCGGTGGTTTAACAATCGCAACATTTGGTTTAACGTTTGTTGATACGTTAGGACAAGGAGATAAAGTTAAAGGTTATGCATCATTAGCATTTATTATTGCAATTGTTTTCATTATTTCATCAGCTATTACTTGTATTAATGTAAAAGAACCTTCAACAAAAGAAGCAAAAGATTCTGGTAAAAAAGCTGAACGTGTTACATTAAAACAAACATTTAATATTATTAAACGAAATGATCAATTAAAAGTATTCATCGGAGTTGTATTATGTATGAACTTAATGTTACAACTTTTAGGTGGTATGGCACTTTATTACTTCAAGTATGCGACAGGTAATGAGGGAATGTTTAAAATCTATAATGGATTTGCAGGTTTTGCTGAAATCGGTGGATTATTACTATTCCCAATCTTAGCACAAAAAATTGGTCGTCAAAAACTATTTAAAATTGGATGTCTTGTTCCTGTAATTGGATTACTAGGATTATTAGGATCAGGTATTTTTGCTCCAGATAATGCTTTATTAGTTATTTTATCAGCAATTTTAGTGCGTGGTGGAGGAGGATTCGTCCTAGGTTCTACAACAGTTATGTTAGCTGACGTTGTTGACTATGGAGAATATAAACTTGGAACACGTAATGAAAGTATTATCTTCTCATGCCAAACATTATTAGTAAAATCAGCATCAGCATTTAGTGGATGGGCAATTGGTGTTGGATTACAAATGATGGGGTATGTTGCAAACCAAGAACAATCAGCGACAACAATTTTAGGAATGCGAGGTTTAATGACAGTTGCACCAATCGTATTTATCGTATTATGCTTTGTAATTTACAAAAAATACTACAAATTAAACGGTGACTTCCACGAAGAAGTATTAACAGAATTAGAAGCTCGTAACAACTTAAAAGAATTAGAAGAGCGTCATAGTTCAGCAGCTGGATTAAAAGGAGCAACAGCTCAAGCATAA